The Thermogemmata fonticola genome has a window encoding:
- a CDS encoding NAD(P)H-hydrate epimerase, which produces MEAVHSLTREQVRELDRRAMEEFGVPGLVLMENAGRGCAEWLMALNAERLPTLVVCGPGNNGGDGFVIARHLDNHGWPVTAWLYGDASRLPPDAAVNFAIAQRSGLLAPPPPQFRGWIVDALFGTGLTRPLGPPYDTLIAALNASGNPIFAVDIPSGLDCDSGVPLGPAICAQYTATFVARKRGFDNPAAARWTGQVRVIDIGAPRRLVEQYGSGVS; this is translated from the coding sequence ATGGAGGCGGTGCACTCTCTGACCCGCGAACAGGTGCGCGAACTGGATCGGCGGGCGATGGAGGAGTTCGGCGTGCCGGGCCTGGTGCTGATGGAAAATGCCGGGCGGGGATGCGCCGAGTGGCTGATGGCATTGAACGCCGAACGGCTGCCGACGCTGGTGGTGTGCGGTCCGGGAAATAACGGTGGCGACGGTTTTGTCATCGCCCGCCATCTCGACAATCACGGTTGGCCGGTGACCGCTTGGCTCTACGGCGATGCCAGCCGTTTGCCGCCGGATGCTGCTGTCAATTTCGCCATCGCTCAGCGCTCCGGTCTGCTGGCTCCTCCGCCGCCCCAGTTCCGGGGTTGGATTGTCGATGCCCTCTTTGGCACCGGTCTGACTCGCCCGCTAGGGCCGCCTTACGACACCTTGATTGCTGCCCTGAATGCCTCCGGCAATCCGATTTTCGCCGTCGATATTCCCTCCGGCTTGGATTGTGACAGTGGTGTGCCCTTGGGTCCGGCCATTTGCGCTCAATACACCGCCACCTTTGTGGCCCGCAAGCGGGGCTTTGATAACCCGGCTGCCGCCCGTTGGACCGGCCAGGTGCGCGTCATCGATATTGGAGCACCCCGCCGGTTAGTCGAACAATACGGCAGCGGAGTGTCCTGA
- a CDS encoding sugar kinase, producing MAEVVTLGEAMVRLSPPHFQRIEQARSFDVEIGGAELNTAVGLARLGHTVAWVSVLPANPLGRLIARRVREAGVEDRWIRFTDEGRCGLYFLEFGAAPRASALLYDRKDSAFSRLRPGQLEWERILAGARWFHVSGITAALSEGTAAVVAEALQAARRSQVQISFDLNYRAKLWDRDTAARVLGSLLPFCHVLFTSEADAEFLFGIRGESFDEVAAGLRQRFGVATVVGSRREAELVWRQRLAVLGADEHQVEESNWYEVEIVDRLGAGDAMAAGVIHGLLAGSLQQAVRYGAAMAALKHTIVGDLPWIDPDDVEAVLRGDSLRIRR from the coding sequence ATGGCGGAAGTTGTCACTTTGGGCGAGGCGATGGTGCGGCTGTCGCCGCCGCATTTTCAGCGGATTGAGCAAGCCCGCAGCTTCGATGTGGAAATCGGCGGGGCGGAATTGAACACGGCGGTGGGTCTCGCACGGCTGGGGCATACCGTGGCCTGGGTGTCAGTCCTACCGGCGAACCCCTTAGGCCGCTTGATAGCCCGGCGTGTGCGTGAGGCGGGGGTGGAGGATCGCTGGATTCGGTTCACAGATGAGGGGCGCTGCGGTTTGTACTTTTTGGAGTTTGGAGCTGCTCCACGTGCCAGTGCGTTGCTTTACGATCGCAAAGACTCAGCCTTTTCCCGCCTGAGACCGGGCCAGTTGGAGTGGGAGCGCATTTTGGCGGGGGCGCGTTGGTTTCATGTCAGTGGCATCACCGCAGCCCTGAGCGAAGGGACCGCCGCCGTGGTCGCCGAGGCCTTACAAGCCGCACGCCGATCTCAGGTGCAGATCAGCTTCGACCTCAATTATCGGGCCAAACTCTGGGATCGCGACACCGCCGCCCGTGTGCTCGGTTCCCTTCTTCCGTTCTGCCACGTCCTGTTCACCAGTGAGGCGGATGCGGAGTTCCTCTTCGGCATCCGAGGTGAAAGTTTCGACGAAGTGGCGGCGGGTCTGCGGCAACGCTTCGGTGTGGCCACCGTCGTAGGCAGCCGGCGGGAAGCCGAGCTAGTCTGGCGGCAACGTCTGGCGGTGCTTGGAGCGGATGAACATCAGGTGGAAGAATCGAATTGGTACGAAGTGGAAATTGTCGATCGCCTTGGGGCGGGGGACGCTATGGCTGCCGGTGTTATCCACGGCTTGCTCGCTGGCAGCCTGCAACAGGCGGTGCGTTATGGCGCGGCGATGGCAGCGCTCAAGCACACCATCGTGGGTGATCTGCCCTGGATCGATCCTGATGATGTGGAAGCTGTGCTCCGCGGCGACAGCCTTCGCATACGGCGGTAG
- a CDS encoding bifunctional 4-hydroxy-2-oxoglutarate aldolase/2-dehydro-3-deoxy-phosphogluconate aldolase, whose protein sequence is MNRADALERILESGLVAVVRFEDPEPLVEALTALAAGGITVAEVTLTVPQALEVIRAARQRLGERVLLGAGTVLDPEAAGAALLAGAEFIVAPTVNTEVIRLCRRYDKVVMPGAFTPTEILTAWEAGADIVKVFPANVLGPEFFRAMRGPLPQIRLMPTGGVDLSTLGDYIAAGVACVGVGGQLLEPAAVAARQWDRLTELARQYVQAVRQARQRRRT, encoded by the coding sequence ATGAACCGAGCTGACGCGCTAGAGCGGATACTGGAAAGCGGCTTGGTGGCTGTGGTCCGTTTTGAGGACCCTGAGCCGCTCGTCGAGGCTTTGACCGCTTTGGCAGCGGGCGGCATAACGGTGGCTGAAGTGACCTTGACGGTTCCCCAGGCCTTAGAGGTTATTCGGGCAGCGCGGCAGCGCCTGGGGGAACGCGTGCTGCTCGGAGCGGGCACCGTTCTGGACCCGGAAGCCGCCGGAGCTGCCTTGTTGGCGGGAGCGGAGTTCATCGTGGCCCCCACAGTCAATACCGAGGTCATTCGCTTGTGCCGCCGGTATGACAAGGTGGTGATGCCCGGTGCTTTCACCCCCACGGAAATTCTGACGGCATGGGAAGCCGGGGCGGATATTGTCAAAGTCTTCCCTGCGAATGTGCTGGGTCCAGAGTTTTTCCGGGCCATGCGCGGACCGCTGCCCCAGATCCGACTCATGCCGACGGGCGGTGTGGACCTGTCCACTTTAGGGGACTACATTGCTGCCGGTGTCGCGTGTGTCGGGGTGGGAGGACAGCTTTTGGAGCCAGCGGCTGTGGCGGCCCGTCAGTGGGATCGGCTGACTGAATTAGCCCGCCAGTATGTGCAGGCCGTGCGCCAAGCCCGACAGCGTCGCCGAACGTGA
- the rph gene encoding ribonuclease PH gives MRPDERKANQLRPISFKRKFTRNAAGSVLVKMGRTTVLCTCCVDSRVPEFLEGQNKGWLTAEYGMLPSSTATRKPRDKGKVDGRTVEIQRLIGRSLRAVVDLEALGPRTLWIDCDVLEADGGTRTASINGAFVAVVDALHALRKELPHTLDRILKDSVAAVSVGIVDGEERLDLDYEEDSGAEVDFNLVMTGNGRFVEVQGTGEEATFTREQLDRLIQLGQAGIRAITAEQKKALGSLWPWK, from the coding sequence ATGCGACCGGATGAGCGGAAGGCAAATCAACTCCGTCCCATAAGCTTCAAGCGGAAGTTCACGCGCAATGCCGCCGGCTCGGTCCTGGTGAAGATGGGCCGCACGACAGTCTTGTGCACTTGTTGTGTGGATAGCCGGGTACCGGAGTTTCTCGAAGGGCAAAACAAAGGGTGGCTGACCGCAGAATATGGCATGTTGCCTAGTTCCACGGCGACTCGTAAGCCGCGGGATAAGGGCAAGGTGGATGGCCGCACCGTGGAAATCCAGCGCTTGATCGGGCGGAGTTTGCGGGCAGTGGTGGACCTGGAGGCCCTCGGACCGCGAACCTTGTGGATCGATTGCGATGTGCTGGAAGCAGATGGGGGTACCCGGACAGCCTCCATCAACGGCGCTTTTGTGGCCGTGGTAGATGCCTTGCATGCTTTGCGTAAGGAGTTGCCGCATACCCTGGATCGCATCCTCAAAGACAGCGTGGCAGCAGTCAGCGTAGGCATCGTCGATGGCGAAGAACGCTTAGACCTGGATTACGAAGAGGACAGCGGTGCGGAAGTGGACTTTAACCTGGTCATGACAGGCAATGGACGGTTCGTCGAAGTGCAAGGCACAGGGGAGGAAGCCACCTTCACCCGCGAACAACTCGACAGACTGATTCAACTGGGCCAAGCGGGTATTCGTGCGATCACGGCAGAACAGAAAAAGGCCTTGGGTTCGCTTTGGCCATGGAAATAA
- a CDS encoding serine/threonine-protein kinase: protein MDDLPSSVVFLPNHARGLPPDAELPRTAVLSDIPLIANAEASAGVEMTPLPLRYRSSEVPSSHPASADNSGDSTQELRPGDSFYGFELVEELGQGAFARVFLARQRALAGRLVVLKISRRPTREAERLARLQHTNVVPVYSVHDDPPLQIICMPFLGRRTIADVLRQYRWQRSTESSSSSGRWSLTRRGRSTRWESHRTSARPARAEKTSPPFVSASAAATEPQESFIGNPLAVLRLLSQLAAGLHHAHERGILHLDIKPANVLLAETGEPMLFDFNLAFDAHEQDRELIGGTIAYMAIEQLEDMRSRGQGQIDARTDLYALGVMAWEMLTGEVPFPPGPRGLVDLDELIAARRGELPSLRKLNPAVTPAVEAIIRKLLAPEPADRYQSAAELKADIDRHLADLPLLYAAEPSWRERFQKWRRRNPRLLRRLTISASLLLTALTAGLTYHYLETQAIAAARNKYHDLIPRMQSAHIELLVQGEYTWQEQGRLHAFDILQEYGLPYDPEWRERPEFQRLPPEEQRELSASLADLLLLVVQSRWEEDRWRPPDAQRQAAAELLELNRLAQRLYPTDVIPPLLIQQAREMAEILGADTATLPPQAPPASFRDHYLEAARDILAGRFTQALGRLEPLVAQRPSDGLVHFWIAFCRQQLGQYDNALDRYDIAAVLLPHDSRPVFFRGTIHSQNLHPSVAELQYTQAIYMTPKEPLYYRARGMTRWRLRKYEEAEEDLDHALRLGGPDIQAHIYRAWIRKARGNHQGAHEDLEKAFTLKPQTAGDHVARGLELMQTRPAVALDEFQAAERLDPQSLPALFNQINVLGNLGQWHQAVEVSRRLVAMRPDYVMGWVSHAVVLAQLGQREEAHHSAQKALSLSQDVVVLFRLSSVYALLTQKHPEDGEIAIDLLEKAFQAGFRRVDLVENNKLFLPLRNYPRYQKLISSAKSLFGKRKIN from the coding sequence GTGGATGACCTCCCGTCCTCGGTGGTGTTTTTACCCAATCATGCCCGGGGTCTGCCACCGGATGCAGAACTTCCACGCACGGCGGTGCTCTCGGACATCCCGCTGATTGCCAACGCCGAGGCTTCCGCCGGTGTGGAGATGACGCCTCTCCCCTTGCGGTACCGCTCCTCGGAGGTTCCCTCTTCGCATCCCGCCTCGGCGGACAACAGCGGGGACAGCACCCAGGAATTACGCCCCGGAGACAGCTTCTACGGCTTCGAGTTAGTGGAAGAGCTGGGGCAAGGGGCATTCGCACGGGTCTTTCTGGCTCGGCAGAGAGCGTTAGCGGGACGGCTCGTCGTTTTGAAAATCTCTCGCCGCCCCACGCGGGAGGCGGAACGCCTGGCCCGTTTGCAACACACCAATGTCGTCCCCGTGTACTCGGTCCACGACGATCCGCCCCTGCAAATCATCTGCATGCCTTTCCTGGGCCGGAGGACAATCGCCGACGTCCTGCGGCAATACCGCTGGCAGCGGTCCACAGAATCTTCCTCGAGCAGCGGCCGCTGGAGCCTGACGCGCCGCGGGCGCTCCACGCGTTGGGAGAGCCATCGCACTTCGGCCCGTCCTGCTCGCGCTGAGAAAACTTCTCCTCCTTTCGTGTCCGCTTCTGCCGCCGCAACCGAGCCGCAGGAGTCCTTCATCGGCAACCCTCTCGCCGTGCTCCGCTTGCTCAGTCAACTGGCCGCGGGATTGCATCACGCCCACGAGCGCGGCATCCTGCACCTTGACATCAAACCGGCGAATGTGCTCCTGGCGGAAACGGGCGAGCCGATGCTGTTCGACTTCAATCTCGCCTTCGATGCTCACGAGCAGGATCGGGAACTCATCGGCGGTACGATCGCCTACATGGCCATTGAGCAATTGGAGGATATGCGCAGCCGAGGGCAGGGACAGATCGATGCCCGCACAGACCTATATGCCTTGGGGGTGATGGCCTGGGAGATGCTCACCGGGGAAGTGCCCTTCCCTCCCGGTCCGCGCGGTCTTGTGGACCTCGACGAACTCATCGCCGCCCGCCGGGGTGAATTGCCATCCCTGCGCAAGCTCAATCCCGCCGTCACCCCAGCGGTGGAAGCCATCATCCGCAAACTCCTGGCACCTGAACCCGCCGATCGGTACCAATCCGCCGCGGAACTGAAAGCCGACATCGACCGGCATTTGGCTGATCTGCCCCTCCTTTATGCTGCCGAACCTTCCTGGCGCGAGCGCTTCCAGAAATGGCGCCGCCGTAACCCGCGACTCTTGCGCCGCCTGACGATCTCGGCTTCTCTACTCCTGACCGCCCTCACCGCTGGCCTGACCTACCATTACTTGGAAACCCAGGCCATCGCCGCAGCGCGGAACAAATATCACGACCTCATCCCCCGCATGCAGTCGGCCCACATCGAACTTCTGGTCCAGGGCGAATACACCTGGCAGGAGCAAGGCCGTCTCCACGCCTTCGACATTCTTCAAGAATACGGCCTGCCCTATGATCCGGAGTGGCGGGAGCGTCCCGAATTCCAGCGCCTGCCTCCCGAAGAGCAGCGTGAATTGTCCGCCTCGCTAGCCGACCTGCTCCTGCTCGTAGTCCAGAGCCGCTGGGAGGAAGATCGCTGGCGTCCGCCGGATGCTCAACGCCAAGCAGCCGCCGAACTGCTTGAACTCAACCGCCTCGCTCAACGACTCTATCCCACCGATGTGATTCCTCCGCTGCTCATCCAGCAGGCGCGGGAGATGGCGGAAATTCTCGGAGCGGACACCGCGACCCTGCCGCCGCAAGCCCCGCCGGCCAGCTTCCGCGATCATTATCTCGAAGCAGCTCGCGACATCTTGGCCGGGCGCTTTACCCAAGCCCTCGGCCGCCTCGAACCGCTGGTGGCCCAGCGACCAAGCGACGGCCTGGTTCATTTTTGGATCGCCTTCTGCCGCCAACAGCTTGGCCAATACGACAATGCCCTCGACCGCTACGACATCGCGGCTGTCCTCTTGCCGCACGATTCCCGGCCCGTTTTCTTCCGCGGAACAATCCACTCCCAAAATCTGCACCCTTCCGTCGCCGAGTTGCAATACACCCAAGCCATCTACATGACGCCGAAGGAGCCACTCTACTATCGAGCGCGCGGCATGACCCGTTGGCGGCTCCGTAAATACGAGGAAGCCGAGGAAGACCTCGATCACGCCCTCCGCTTAGGCGGACCGGACATTCAGGCCCACATCTATCGAGCCTGGATCCGCAAAGCTCGGGGCAATCACCAGGGGGCACACGAAGACCTGGAGAAAGCTTTCACGCTCAAGCCGCAAACCGCCGGAGATCACGTGGCCCGCGGCCTGGAACTCATGCAGACACGGCCCGCAGTCGCTTTGGACGAATTCCAAGCCGCTGAGCGTCTTGATCCACAATCTCTACCCGCATTGTTCAATCAAATCAATGTGCTCGGCAACTTGGGACAATGGCACCAAGCTGTAGAAGTCTCTCGCCGCCTGGTTGCCATGCGCCCGGATTATGTCATGGGCTGGGTGTCCCATGCGGTGGTTCTCGCCCAGTTAGGACAGCGAGAGGAAGCCCACCACTCAGCCCAGAAGGCTCTCAGCTTGTCGCAAGATGTTGTGGTGCTGTTTCGATTATCGAGTGTCTATGCCTTACTCACCCAGAAGCATCCTGAAGACGGAGAAATTGCCATCGACTTGCTGGAAAAAGCCTTCCAAGCTGGCTTTCGGCGTGTCGATCTGGTCGAAAATAACAAGCTATTTTTGCCGCTGCGCAACTACCCCCGCTATCAGAAACTCATCTCTTCGGCCAAGTCCCTCTTTGGTAAGAGAAAAATCAATTAG
- a CDS encoding lysophospholipid acyltransferase family protein, giving the protein MARRRRRSIDWAVYVILRLVVCLVQALPVWLALAAAEGIAWLLYHTVPSRRRIAQANVAAAFPDWSPARQQRVVLGMYRHFVRAVVEGLFLSRKLHLHTWRAYLDIRQASQLPEVLLDARPVLLVTGHFGNWEVGGYVPALLGFQTYAIARVLDNPYLDRLVRRLRQSSGQTLIAKKDDFERLTAVLASGGKVATLADQDAGPRGVFVPFFGRAASTHKAVALMALEFDALIVVLGMPRIPRSSRRFAPPPPGSEEICYAVEIEEVIEPRDYAGLPNAVVRITERYTAALERLIRRHPQQYFWVHRRWKHQPRSSAVRQAA; this is encoded by the coding sequence GTGGCCCGCCGGCGACGTCGGAGCATCGATTGGGCAGTCTATGTGATATTGCGCTTGGTTGTGTGCCTGGTCCAAGCCCTACCCGTGTGGCTGGCCTTGGCAGCAGCGGAGGGGATCGCCTGGCTGCTATATCACACCGTCCCCTCCCGCCGGAGGATCGCCCAAGCTAACGTCGCCGCAGCGTTTCCCGATTGGTCTCCGGCCCGCCAGCAGAGGGTGGTCTTGGGGATGTATCGCCATTTCGTCCGGGCCGTGGTGGAAGGTTTGTTCCTATCGCGGAAGCTGCATTTGCACACCTGGCGAGCTTATCTAGACATCCGTCAGGCAAGCCAATTGCCTGAAGTGCTTCTCGATGCACGGCCCGTCCTGCTCGTCACAGGCCACTTCGGGAATTGGGAAGTCGGGGGTTACGTGCCAGCTCTTTTAGGGTTTCAGACCTACGCCATTGCTCGCGTGCTGGACAATCCCTATTTGGATCGTTTGGTGCGGCGGCTGCGGCAGTCGTCGGGCCAGACGCTGATCGCCAAAAAGGATGACTTTGAGCGTTTGACTGCGGTCCTGGCCTCTGGCGGCAAGGTAGCTACCCTGGCGGATCAAGATGCCGGTCCTCGTGGAGTGTTTGTGCCGTTTTTCGGCCGTGCGGCCAGCACCCATAAGGCCGTGGCGCTCATGGCGTTGGAGTTTGATGCCCTCATCGTGGTCCTTGGCATGCCGCGCATTCCCCGGAGCAGTCGCCGATTCGCCCCTCCTCCGCCGGGAAGTGAAGAGATTTGTTACGCCGTGGAAATCGAGGAGGTCATCGAACCGCGGGACTATGCCGGTTTACCCAACGCCGTCGTCCGAATTACGGAGCGTTACACCGCCGCTTTGGAAAGGCTCATCCGCCGCCACCCCCAGCAGTATTTCTGGGTGCATCGCCGCTGGAAACATCAGCCCCGGTCGTCTGCAGTACGCCAGGCAGCATGA
- a CDS encoding aspartate kinase yields the protein MRLIVQKFGGSSLRDAESVLAAARKAIRAKHAGYQVIMVVSAQGTTTDDLIAKAAEITATPSPREMDVLLATGEQVSIALTAMAIQELGEQAISFTGPQVGILTDRNHRKARIRSIDIRRLRAALDAGQIVVLAGFQGMTDEGDITTLGRGGSDTTAVAVAAAMKLAGYDVTCEIYTDVDGVYTSDPRLVPDARKMDAISYDEMLEMASMGAGVMHSRSIEFAKKYDVPLMVRNARSDALGTWILPEAPWMSEFPVCGAALAADESRLVLEGVPDRPGVSHRIFSALADANIAVDMIAQSVGRGGRATIGFTVLNSELDRTRKILMPIVAEMGATLLESGRVSKVSVVGAGMRTLAGVAERMFSALAQAGINIQMITTGDIKISVLVEENTTAEEWATETPSEPTKKAHLEARKAVVGRRALRTVHDAFGLALPRKGAGVPAEPADNGFRPRPQPMVVHSEADHEAAIARLAGMEDVLVSGVYLNTEQCRLTIHDLPDRPGNCARVFTAVAQAGILVDMIVQNIVAPGRAELSFTVTRRDYQQALHCTEEVLRSIDPSCRVVGDADIAVLYVTGVGMRTHTGVARTMFGALAARQINIHMINTSEVCVAVVVDQERGAEALECLREAFRLA from the coding sequence GTGCGACTAATTGTCCAGAAGTTTGGCGGTTCAAGTCTGCGGGATGCGGAGTCGGTCCTGGCGGCGGCGCGCAAGGCGATCCGGGCCAAACATGCCGGTTATCAGGTTATTATGGTCGTGTCGGCTCAAGGCACAACAACGGATGATCTGATCGCTAAGGCCGCCGAGATAACGGCAACGCCCTCGCCGCGTGAGATGGATGTTTTGTTGGCTACCGGCGAGCAGGTCTCCATTGCCTTGACGGCGATGGCGATCCAGGAGTTGGGAGAACAGGCGATCAGTTTTACGGGGCCGCAGGTGGGCATCCTCACCGACCGGAATCACCGCAAGGCTCGGATTCGTTCGATCGACATCCGACGGTTGCGTGCGGCGCTGGATGCGGGGCAGATCGTGGTCTTGGCTGGCTTCCAGGGGATGACGGATGAAGGAGACATTACCACCTTGGGCCGGGGTGGGAGCGACACCACAGCGGTGGCCGTAGCTGCGGCGATGAAATTGGCCGGCTATGACGTGACCTGCGAAATCTACACCGATGTGGATGGGGTGTACACCAGCGATCCGCGTCTGGTTCCCGATGCCCGCAAGATGGATGCGATCAGCTACGACGAGATGCTGGAGATGGCGAGCATGGGGGCAGGTGTGATGCATTCCCGCTCCATCGAGTTTGCCAAGAAATACGATGTGCCGCTTATGGTGCGCAACGCCCGTTCCGATGCCCTGGGCACCTGGATTTTGCCCGAAGCTCCCTGGATGAGCGAGTTCCCGGTCTGTGGTGCAGCGCTAGCCGCCGATGAATCCCGCTTGGTCCTCGAAGGGGTGCCGGATCGGCCGGGCGTATCCCACCGCATCTTCTCCGCCCTGGCCGATGCCAACATTGCCGTGGACATGATCGCCCAGAGTGTGGGGCGCGGGGGACGAGCGACTATCGGCTTTACCGTGCTCAACAGTGAGTTGGATCGGACTCGAAAAATCCTGATGCCGATTGTTGCCGAGATGGGGGCCACCTTGCTGGAAAGCGGGCGGGTCAGCAAGGTTTCCGTGGTCGGGGCGGGAATGCGGACGCTCGCCGGTGTTGCCGAACGTATGTTCTCGGCCTTGGCCCAAGCGGGGATCAATATCCAGATGATTACCACGGGGGACATCAAAATCAGCGTTTTGGTTGAGGAAAATACTACCGCGGAAGAGTGGGCAACGGAGACGCCCTCGGAACCGACGAAGAAGGCCCATTTGGAGGCGCGCAAGGCCGTGGTGGGCCGGCGGGCCTTACGCACAGTGCATGATGCTTTCGGCCTGGCCTTGCCCCGCAAGGGAGCGGGGGTGCCCGCGGAACCGGCGGATAACGGCTTTCGCCCGCGTCCCCAACCAATGGTGGTGCACTCGGAAGCAGATCATGAAGCCGCCATCGCCCGGCTGGCCGGCATGGAGGATGTCCTGGTCAGCGGCGTCTACCTCAACACCGAGCAGTGCCGCTTGACCATCCACGACTTGCCCGACCGGCCCGGCAATTGTGCTCGTGTGTTCACGGCGGTGGCTCAGGCCGGCATTTTGGTGGATATGATCGTGCAGAATATCGTAGCCCCTGGCCGCGCTGAGCTTTCGTTTACGGTCACCCGCAGAGATTACCAGCAAGCCTTGCATTGCACAGAAGAGGTGCTTCGCAGTATCGACCCGTCCTGCCGCGTGGTGGGGGATGCGGACATCGCCGTCTTGTACGTCACCGGCGTAGGTATGCGGACTCATACCGGTGTGGCTCGGACCATGTTCGGTGCTTTGGCCGCCCGACAGATCAACATCCATATGATCAACACCAGCGAAGTCTGCGTCGCCGTGGTGGTCGATCAGGAGCGGGGAGCTGAAGCCCTCGAATGCCTCCGCGAAGCCTTCCGCCTCGCGTGA